From one Formosa sediminum genomic stretch:
- a CDS encoding amidohydrolase — protein sequence MHKQLHIALIQIDLIWEQPQANRDAIERMVTTITDTVDVIVLPEMFTTGFSMNAVKFAESITGKSVTWMKTLASKMQAAVMGSLIIEDAGKYYNQLVFVYPNGELSSYKKRHTFTLAGEDKVYTMGNERVIINYKGWLLYPLVCYDLRFPVWSRYNNDYHVLLFVANWPKVRVAAWNALLQARAIENMSYCIGVNRVGIDGKGHEYSGHSACYNPLGETISAFVENENGYRIVVLNKDELTTTRERFKFLDDRDNFTLK from the coding sequence ATGCATAAACAATTACATATAGCGCTTATACAAATCGATTTAATTTGGGAGCAACCTCAAGCAAATCGAGATGCTATAGAGCGTATGGTAACTACTATTACTGATACAGTAGATGTTATTGTACTTCCGGAAATGTTTACAACAGGTTTTTCTATGAATGCTGTTAAATTTGCAGAATCTATTACTGGGAAGTCGGTAACATGGATGAAAACTTTAGCATCTAAAATGCAAGCTGCTGTAATGGGGAGTTTAATTATAGAAGATGCTGGAAAATATTATAACCAATTAGTGTTTGTATATCCTAACGGAGAGTTATCTTCTTATAAAAAAAGACATACGTTTACATTAGCTGGAGAAGACAAAGTCTATACAATGGGTAACGAACGTGTAATAATTAATTACAAAGGCTGGTTGTTATATCCCTTAGTTTGTTACGATTTACGTTTTCCGGTATGGTCTAGATATAATAACGATTACCATGTACTACTGTTTGTAGCCAATTGGCCTAAAGTTAGAGTTGCAGCTTGGAATGCATTGTTACAAGCACGTGCTATAGAAAACATGAGTTATTGCATAGGTGTTAACCGTGTTGGTATAGATGGGAAAGGTCATGAATACTCAGGACATTCTGCTTGCTATAATCCTTTAGGTGAAACCATTTCTGCCTTTGTTGAAAATGAAAATGGGTATCGTATTGTAGTTTTAAATAAAGACGAACTTACAACGACAAGAGAAAGGTTTAAGTTTCTGGACGATAGAGACAACTTTACTTTAAAGTAA
- a CDS encoding peptidase domain-containing ABC transporter: MAKINIKQHDITDCGATCLASISIYYNLQIPIARVRQYAGTDKKGTNVLGLIEAAEKLGFEAKGVRGELDSLFKIPKPAIAHIIVKEKLHHYVVIYEVTKEYIKIMDPGEGKIHKKTHKEFLKEWTGVLVLLLPKEEFTTGNEKVSVLKRFWFLLKPHKFVLLQALIGAVIYTLLGFSTSIYIQKITDYVLVGGNTKLLNLLSIIMLVLLVLQIVIGVFKDVFLIKSGQQIDARLILGYYKHLLKLPQQFFDTMRVGEIISRINDAVKIRSFINDVSLNLTVNILILIFSFGIMFMYYWKLALIMLLVIPLYLVVYFIINKLNKKTERKIMESSAELESQLVESLNAVGTIKRFGLESFANIKTETKFISLLNVGYKSALNSVFSVTSTTFISQLFTIILLWSGSYFVIEREITSGELLSFYAIIGYFMNPVASLIGANKQIQNALIAADRLFEIMDLEREENAEKIVLKKDNIGNIEFKNVAFRYGTRVQVFTDFNLKIKKGNITAIVGESGSGKSTLISLLQNLYLIQKGHITIGNLDLKYIQHESLRELVSVVPQKIDLFAGNVIDNIAVGDFAPNMELIIDICKSIGILEFLESLPNGFNTYLGENGATLSGGQKQRIAIARALYKKPEVLVLDEATSSLDSTSENYIQKAVEKLRQENKTIILIAHRLSTVINADDIVVLQKGEVLEQGNHKKLYAEKGHYYNLWQQQMPKME; the protein is encoded by the coding sequence ATGGCAAAAATCAACATCAAACAACACGATATTACAGATTGTGGAGCAACTTGTTTAGCATCTATATCTATATATTATAATTTACAAATTCCTATTGCACGTGTTCGTCAATATGCAGGAACAGATAAAAAAGGTACTAATGTATTAGGTCTTATAGAAGCTGCAGAAAAACTAGGTTTTGAAGCTAAAGGTGTACGTGGCGAATTAGATAGTTTATTTAAAATACCAAAACCAGCAATTGCACATATTATTGTAAAAGAAAAATTGCATCATTATGTGGTTATTTACGAAGTTACCAAAGAATACATTAAAATTATGGATCCAGGAGAAGGGAAAATCCATAAAAAAACACACAAAGAGTTTTTAAAAGAATGGACAGGTGTTTTAGTGTTGTTACTGCCAAAAGAAGAGTTTACTACTGGTAATGAAAAAGTATCCGTTTTAAAACGTTTTTGGTTTTTACTAAAACCGCATAAGTTTGTATTATTGCAAGCTTTAATTGGAGCAGTAATTTATACGCTACTAGGTTTTTCTACCTCAATTTATATACAAAAAATTACAGATTATGTTTTAGTGGGTGGTAATACAAAACTGTTAAACCTATTAAGTATAATAATGCTTGTGTTATTGGTTTTACAAATTGTAATAGGTGTTTTTAAAGATGTGTTTCTTATTAAAAGCGGGCAACAAATAGATGCTCGTTTAATACTTGGTTATTACAAACACTTATTAAAATTACCACAACAGTTTTTTGATACGATGAGAGTAGGAGAGATTATTTCTCGTATTAATGATGCCGTTAAAATTAGATCTTTTATTAATGATGTTTCTTTAAATTTAACAGTAAACATTCTTATTTTGATTTTCTCCTTTGGTATTATGTTTATGTATTATTGGAAATTGGCATTAATAATGTTGTTGGTTATTCCTTTGTATTTAGTTGTATATTTTATCATAAACAAACTCAATAAAAAAACAGAGCGTAAAATAATGGAGAGTTCTGCCGAATTAGAAAGTCAGTTAGTAGAATCTTTAAATGCTGTGGGAACTATAAAACGTTTTGGTTTAGAAAGTTTTGCCAATATAAAAACAGAGACAAAATTTATTAGTTTACTTAATGTTGGGTATAAATCTGCATTGAATTCTGTGTTCTCTGTAACTTCAACTACTTTTATTTCTCAATTATTTACAATAATACTTTTGTGGAGTGGTTCTTATTTTGTGATTGAAAGAGAGATTACATCAGGAGAATTATTGTCTTTTTATGCAATTATTGGATATTTTATGAATCCTGTAGCAAGTTTAATTGGTGCAAATAAACAAATACAAAATGCTTTGATTGCAGCAGACCGTTTGTTTGAAATTATGGATTTAGAGCGCGAAGAAAATGCCGAAAAGATAGTTCTTAAAAAAGATAATATTGGAAACATCGAATTTAAGAATGTTGCCTTTAGATATGGTACAAGAGTACAAGTTTTTACAGATTTTAACTTAAAAATTAAAAAAGGAAATATAACTGCTATTGTTGGAGAAAGTGGCTCAGGTAAATCTACTTTAATTTCTTTACTACAAAACCTATACCTTATACAGAAAGGTCACATTACAATTGGAAATTTAGATTTAAAGTATATTCAGCACGAAAGTTTACGAGAATTGGTAAGTGTTGTGCCTCAAAAAATAGATTTATTTGCAGGAAATGTAATTGATAATATTGCTGTTGGAGATTTTGCACCAAATATGGAGTTAATTATAGACATTTGTAAGTCGATTGGTATTTTAGAGTTTTTAGAAAGTTTGCCTAACGGATTTAATACGTATCTTGGAGAAAACGGAGCAACTCTTTCTGGGGGACAAAAACAACGAATAGCCATTGCAAGAGCTTTGTATAAAAAACCAGAAGTCTTGGTTTTAGATGAGGCAACATCTTCTTTAGATTCTACTTCAGAAAATTATATTCAAAAAGCGGTAGAAAAATTGCGTCAAGAAAACAAGACAATTATCCTTATAGCCCATAGATTAAGCACGGTTATTAATGCTGATGATATTGTAGTATTGCAGAAAGGAGAAGTTTTAGAACAAGGAAATCATAAAAAATTATATGCTGAAAAAGGACATTATTATAATTTATGGCAACAACAAATGCCGAAAATGGAATAA
- a CDS encoding OmpA/MotB family protein, with product MNFKVVFSALLIVIATSCVAPGVYKDLEARHNTLKEENKSLMDENADMSAKISQLETELSALKKDYEDTSAKRDKLENDYNALKSNYDNLQTSYDALEKNSSASIAKNVQQNRELLAQLEAKEQALAAENTRLEELKKELQSRSQRVAELERVIAQKDASMHALKDAISRALTDFEGKGLTVEQRNGKVYISMENKLLFGSGSWAVGTEGRRAVNQLGTVLSENPDIAVLIEGHTDNVPYKGSGQLSGNWDLSTKRATAIVNILRENSAINPENLTAAGRGEFAPIASNSTAEGRAKNRRIEVILTPKLDEISKLLNEI from the coding sequence ATGAATTTTAAAGTAGTTTTTTCAGCATTACTTATAGTTATAGCAACCTCTTGCGTTGCTCCAGGAGTGTATAAAGATTTAGAGGCTAGGCATAATACATTAAAGGAAGAAAATAAATCTTTAATGGATGAAAATGCAGATATGTCTGCTAAAATTTCGCAATTAGAGACCGAGTTAAGTGCATTAAAGAAAGATTATGAAGATACTTCGGCTAAACGTGATAAATTAGAAAACGACTATAATGCTTTAAAATCCAATTACGATAATTTACAAACCTCTTATGATGCTTTAGAGAAAAATAGTTCGGCATCTATAGCTAAAAATGTTCAGCAAAATAGAGAATTATTAGCGCAATTAGAAGCTAAAGAACAAGCACTTGCAGCAGAAAACACAAGATTAGAAGAGTTAAAGAAAGAATTACAATCACGATCACAACGTGTAGCAGAATTAGAACGTGTTATCGCTCAAAAAGATGCGAGCATGCATGCTTTAAAAGATGCTATTTCTAGAGCTTTAACAGATTTTGAAGGCAAAGGTTTAACTGTAGAGCAACGCAATGGTAAGGTATATATATCTATGGAAAACAAATTGTTGTTTGGTTCTGGAAGCTGGGCTGTTGGAACGGAGGGACGAAGAGCCGTTAATCAATTAGGTACAGTTCTGTCTGAAAATCCAGATATTGCGGTATTAATTGAAGGGCATACAGATAATGTACCTTATAAAGGTAGTGGACAATTATCTGGAAACTGGGATTTATCTACTAAACGTGCTACAGCGATAGTAAATATTTTAAGAGAAAATAGTGCCATCAATCCAGAAAATTTAACTGCAGCTGGGCGTGGTGAATTTGCGCCAATTGCTTCAAACTCAACCGCCGAGGGACGTGCAAAAAACCGCAGAATTGAAGTGATTTTAACACCTAAATTAGATGAAATATCTAAGCTTTTAAACGAGATTTAA
- a CDS encoding exodeoxyribonuclease III, whose translation MKIISYNVNGIRAALKKGFLDWLKSADPDVICLQEIKANEDQLDLDIFTEAGYPYTYWYSAQKKGYSGVAILSKIKPNHVEYGTGIDSMDFEGRNIRADFDDVSVMSLYLPSGTNLARLEHKFEYMSLFQDYITALKQDLPNLVICGDYNICHEAIDIHDPVRNKNVSGFLPVEREWIGTFMDSGFIDSFRYFNKEPHHYSWWSYRANARNNNKGWRIDYCLVAIPLESRLKRAVILPEAKHSDHCPILVDIA comes from the coding sequence ATGAAGATAATTTCTTACAACGTTAATGGTATTCGTGCCGCCCTTAAAAAGGGATTCTTAGATTGGTTAAAAAGTGCAGATCCAGATGTTATTTGTTTGCAAGAAATTAAAGCTAATGAAGATCAATTAGATTTAGATATTTTTACAGAAGCGGGTTACCCGTATACTTATTGGTATAGTGCGCAAAAGAAAGGGTATAGTGGCGTTGCTATTTTAAGTAAAATCAAACCAAACCATGTAGAATATGGCACGGGAATTGATTCTATGGATTTTGAAGGGCGTAATATTAGAGCCGATTTTGACGATGTGTCTGTAATGAGTTTATACTTGCCTTCTGGAACTAATTTAGCGCGTTTAGAGCATAAATTTGAATATATGAGTTTGTTTCAGGATTACATTACAGCCTTGAAACAAGATTTGCCAAATTTAGTGATTTGCGGCGATTACAATATTTGTCATGAGGCTATAGATATTCATGATCCTGTAAGAAATAAAAATGTGTCTGGTTTTTTACCCGTAGAGCGTGAGTGGATTGGTACATTTATGGATAGTGGGTTTATTGACTCGTTTCGATATTTTAACAAAGAGCCTCACCATTACAGTTGGTGGAGTTATAGAGCAAATGCAAGAAATAATAATAAAGGATGGCGTATAGATTATTGTTTAGTAGCAATTCCGTTAGAAAGTCGTTTAAAGCGTGCCGTAATTTTACCCGAAGCAAAACATAGTGATCATTGCCCAATTTTGGTCGATATCGCATAA
- a CDS encoding helix-turn-helix domain-containing protein codes for MKNLRTLERLQQLHNLISNENTGTPEELSELIGVSKRSVHSLIKELKDYEANICYSKSRKTYYYCNDFDLQVSISVNVLTDNEVTKIFGGSYFLKSSLLVARKLH; via the coding sequence ATGAAAAACTTAAGAACTCTGGAGCGCTTACAGCAGTTACATAATTTAATTAGTAACGAAAATACTGGTACACCAGAAGAATTATCAGAATTAATAGGGGTTAGTAAACGCTCTGTACATTCCTTAATAAAAGAGTTAAAAGATTATGAAGCCAATATTTGTTATAGTAAAAGTAGAAAAACGTACTACTATTGTAATGATTTTGATTTACAAGTCTCTATTTCTGTAAATGTATTAACTGACAACGAAGTCACTAAAATATTTGGTGGCAGTTATTTTTTGAAAAGTAGTTTATTAGTTGCAAGGAAGTTGCACTGA
- a CDS encoding Ig-like domain-containing protein — protein sequence MSKTLSNFLFISVLCLCIANCANRGNPTGGEKDTTPPKIVKSVPENFSTNFNKNEIRIYFDEYIKINNLSKQLIISPPMTTTPEITPLGTASKYITIKIFDTLAPNTTYAFNFGSSIEDNNEGNPFSYYKYVFSTGDYIDSLTVAGVIKDATLKKPDDFVTVALYEVDSTFTDSIIYNKKPTYVTNTLDSLTTFVLENIKAGKYLLTAMKDENSDYKFQQKSDKIAFNPTFIELPTDSIYHLTLFNEDLDFRAYKPRLLSKGKIAFGFEGDYKNMGIDVLTDVPSDFAYRITKDKEADSLMYWYKPKLETDSLKFKVSYNNKVIDTFDVKITEKYPDSLIIKGDPSGQINFNTDFILSATTPFKTLNKDLISLIDKDSVTIPYTTKMDTLNNNITFKFDKAENSRYLLQFLPEAITDFFDNKNDTLQYVMQTKGYDDYPNARIILKNAKYPIIVQLTTESGEIKQEIYSTEPEPIDFKYLKSGKFLLRVIYDENGNKKYDTGNYLKKIQPERISYYPEPIEIRVGWDSEYEFTLK from the coding sequence ATGAGTAAAACGCTTTCTAATTTTTTGTTCATAAGTGTCTTGTGTTTATGTATCGCAAACTGTGCTAATAGAGGAAACCCTACCGGAGGAGAGAAAGACACTACACCACCAAAGATTGTAAAGTCTGTACCAGAAAATTTCTCTACAAATTTTAACAAAAATGAGATTAGAATTTATTTTGATGAATACATTAAAATTAACAACCTGAGTAAGCAGCTTATTATTTCTCCGCCAATGACTACCACTCCTGAAATTACACCTTTAGGAACGGCAAGTAAATACATTACTATTAAAATATTTGATACACTCGCACCAAATACAACTTACGCATTTAATTTTGGAAGTAGTATTGAAGATAATAACGAAGGCAATCCATTTTCTTATTATAAATATGTGTTTTCAACAGGAGATTATATCGATTCTTTAACAGTTGCAGGAGTTATAAAAGATGCTACCTTAAAAAAACCAGATGATTTCGTTACAGTTGCTTTATATGAAGTAGACTCTACCTTTACAGACTCTATTATTTACAATAAGAAGCCAACATATGTAACGAATACTTTAGATAGTTTAACCACCTTTGTTTTAGAAAACATTAAGGCTGGAAAATATCTTTTAACAGCCATGAAAGATGAAAATTCTGATTATAAATTTCAACAAAAATCTGATAAAATTGCATTCAATCCAACCTTTATAGAACTCCCTACAGATTCGATTTATCACTTAACATTGTTTAATGAAGATTTAGATTTTAGAGCCTATAAACCACGATTACTTTCTAAAGGAAAAATTGCTTTTGGATTTGAAGGGGATTATAAAAACATGGGCATTGATGTCCTAACAGATGTGCCATCAGATTTTGCCTATAGAATAACTAAAGATAAAGAAGCCGATTCTTTAATGTATTGGTATAAACCTAAATTAGAAACAGATTCTCTAAAATTTAAAGTGAGTTATAACAATAAAGTTATTGATACTTTTGATGTGAAAATCACAGAAAAATACCCAGACTCTTTAATTATAAAAGGAGATCCTTCTGGACAAATAAATTTTAATACAGATTTTATTTTATCTGCTACAACTCCATTTAAAACCTTAAACAAAGATCTAATCTCTCTTATAGATAAAGATTCTGTTACTATACCGTACACTACAAAAATGGATACGCTTAATAACAATATTACCTTTAAATTTGATAAAGCAGAAAACTCCAGATACCTCTTACAGTTTTTACCTGAAGCAATCACAGACTTTTTCGATAATAAAAATGACACGCTACAATACGTAATGCAAACAAAAGGTTACGACGATTATCCTAATGCACGTATTATTCTTAAAAATGCAAAATATCCTATAATTGTTCAATTAACTACGGAAAGCGGAGAAATTAAACAAGAAATATATAGTACAGAACCTGAGCCTATAGACTTTAAATATTTAAAAAGTGGTAAATTTTTGCTTCGTGTTATTTATGATGAAAACGGAAACAAAAAATACGACACTGGTAATTACTTAAAAAAGATACAGCCTGAACGTATAAGCTATTATCCAGAACCAATAGAGATTCGTGTGGGTTGGGATTCTGAATATGAGTTTACTTTAAAGTAA
- a CDS encoding glycine--tRNA ligase gives MANQDDQFKNVISHAKEYGYVFQSSEIYDGLSAVYDYAQNGVELKKNIRDYWWKAMVQMHENIVGLDAAIFMHPTTWKASGHVDAFNDPLIDNKDSKKRYRADVLIEDYCAKIEAKIDKEVAKAAKRFGDAFNKEEFLSTNPRVVGYQEKIDGILARMGKSLSEENLTDVKALIEELEIACPLSGSKNWTDVKQFNLMFGTKLGASADSAMDLYLRPETAQGIFVNFLNVQKTGRMKIPFGIAQTGKAFRNEIVARQFIFRMREFEQMEMQFFVKPGTQKEWYEQWKQTRLKWHLSLGMGEENYRFHDHDKLAHYADAAADIEFKFPFGFKELEGIHSRTDFDLSQHEKFSGKKLQYFDHEENKSYVPYVVETSIGLDRMFLAVFSNSLVEEELENNTTRTVLKLPAVLAPVKAAILPLVKKDGLPDVARKIVEDLKWDFNVAYDEKDAVGRRYRRQDANGTPFCITVDHDTLEDNMVTIRHRDTMEQTRVKIEDLRDIIKQEVDVRTWLMKM, from the coding sequence ATGGCAAATCAAGATGATCAATTTAAGAATGTAATTTCTCATGCTAAAGAATATGGTTATGTATTTCAAAGCAGTGAAATTTACGACGGTTTAAGTGCAGTATACGATTACGCACAAAACGGTGTGGAGTTAAAGAAAAATATACGCGACTATTGGTGGAAAGCCATGGTACAAATGCACGAAAATATTGTAGGTTTAGATGCTGCAATATTTATGCATCCAACCACTTGGAAAGCTTCTGGACATGTCGACGCCTTTAATGATCCATTAATAGATAATAAAGATTCTAAAAAGCGCTATAGAGCAGATGTTTTAATAGAAGACTATTGCGCGAAAATAGAAGCAAAAATAGATAAGGAAGTTGCTAAAGCGGCAAAACGTTTTGGAGACGCCTTTAATAAAGAAGAATTTTTAAGTACTAACCCACGTGTTGTAGGATACCAAGAGAAAATTGATGGTATTTTAGCACGTATGGGAAAATCTTTAAGTGAAGAAAATTTAACAGATGTTAAAGCTTTAATTGAAGAATTAGAAATTGCTTGTCCGTTGTCTGGATCTAAAAACTGGACCGATGTAAAGCAATTTAACTTAATGTTTGGTACTAAGTTAGGAGCATCTGCAGATTCTGCAATGGATTTATACTTACGTCCAGAAACAGCACAAGGTATTTTTGTGAATTTCTTAAACGTTCAGAAAACTGGGCGTATGAAGATTCCTTTCGGGATTGCCCAAACAGGAAAAGCGTTTAGAAACGAGATTGTTGCAAGACAATTTATTTTCCGTATGCGTGAGTTTGAACAAATGGAAATGCAATTTTTTGTGAAACCAGGTACACAAAAAGAATGGTACGAGCAATGGAAACAAACCCGTTTAAAATGGCATTTATCATTAGGAATGGGTGAAGAAAATTACCGTTTCCATGATCACGATAAATTAGCTCATTATGCAGATGCAGCAGCTGATATAGAATTTAAATTCCCATTCGGATTTAAAGAGTTAGAAGGGATACATTCTCGTACAGATTTCGACTTAAGTCAGCACGAAAAATTTTCTGGTAAGAAACTACAATATTTCGATCATGAAGAAAACAAAAGCTATGTGCCTTACGTTGTAGAAACCTCTATTGGTTTAGACCGTATGTTCTTGGCTGTGTTCTCTAACTCTTTAGTAGAAGAAGAATTAGAAAATAATACAACACGTACTGTTTTAAAATTACCAGCAGTGTTAGCTCCTGTAAAAGCGGCTATTTTACCATTGGTTAAAAAAGACGGTTTACCAGATGTGGCAAGAAAAATTGTTGAGGATTTAAAATGGGATTTCAACGTGGCTTACGATGAAAAAGATGCTGTTGGAAGACGTTACCGCAGACAAGATGCAAACGGGACACCGTTTTGTATTACAGTAGATCACGATACTTTAGAAGATAATATGGTAACTATTCGCCATAGAGATACTATGGAACAAACCCGTGTTAAAATTGAAGATTTACGAGATATTATTAAGCAAGAAGTAGATGTACGTACTTGGTTAATGAAAATGTAA
- a CDS encoding CPBP family glutamic-type intramembrane protease codes for MFILVSLIEETLFRGYILKNLIISFNKYIALSISSLLFALMHSANPSINLLSFVNLFFAGMLLGTSYIYIYIYSKFMVSHWLTF; via the coding sequence TTGTTTATTCTAGTTTCTTTAATTGAAGAAACACTTTTTAGAGGTTATATTTTGAAAAATTTAATAATTTCTTTTAATAAATATATTGCATTAAGTATTTCATCTTTATTATTTGCTTTAATGCATAGTGCTAATCCAAGTATAAATTTGCTTAGTTTTGTGAATTTATTTTTCGCTGGTATGCTTTTAGGCACTTCATATATATATATATATATATATAGTAAATTTATGGTTTCCCATTGGCTTACATTTTAG
- a CDS encoding ComF family protein → MYKALFNIFFPKVCYCCQNILADGELTLCTECRHRLPVTQFHFNNDNSVINVLYGRVKVEHATALLRFEKKGITQKLLHQLKYKGQEQIGSFLGDWLGGDLQTLEEYKSIDAVIPVPLHKNKLRKRGYNQVAKFGIQLANALNAEYIDHVLIKINHSNSQVFKNRLSRWTTSDAVFSIQYPEKINNKHILLVDDIITTGATMEACANLLLRSKNVKISIATMAIA, encoded by the coding sequence ATGTATAAAGCTTTATTTAATATATTCTTTCCAAAAGTCTGTTACTGTTGCCAAAACATTTTAGCAGATGGAGAACTAACTCTTTGCACAGAATGCAGACATCGCTTACCTGTAACTCAGTTTCATTTTAATAACGATAACAGTGTAATTAATGTGTTGTATGGAAGAGTTAAAGTGGAACATGCAACTGCACTTTTACGTTTTGAGAAAAAAGGAATTACACAAAAACTTTTACATCAGTTAAAGTATAAAGGGCAAGAGCAAATAGGCTCTTTTTTGGGCGATTGGCTTGGTGGCGACTTACAAACTCTAGAAGAATACAAAAGTATTGATGCGGTTATTCCTGTACCACTTCATAAAAATAAACTTAGAAAGCGTGGCTATAATCAAGTCGCAAAATTTGGAATACAGCTCGCCAATGCCTTAAATGCAGAATATATAGACCATGTACTTATAAAAATAAACCACTCCAATTCTCAGGTTTTTAAAAACAGATTAAGTCGTTGGACAACATCCGATGCTGTATTTAGCATACAGTATCCAGAAAAAATAAATAATAAACACATATTACTGGTAGATGATATTATAACTACTGGCGCAACTATGGAAGCTTGTGCCAATTTACTTTTGCGAAGCAAAAATGTTAAAATAAGTATTGCAACTATGGCAATTGCTTAA
- a CDS encoding HlyD family secretion protein, giving the protein MVISNLTITQKISTTEIQLKETNTFIEDLKLLSTQNKNSNNLNSLKYKQEYNSFQQKVNELNTRYQKIKEDYNRTQKLFDKGIIAKVELNNSKLEYDLSLNAIHQYKKQQYSNWQAELVNQQNQLKELENNNVQLQETNNLSIIKAPISGTLLNVKGTENGSFIQNGIQLAEISPKSDLIVECYINPIDIGLLKKENKVNFQVSAFNYNQWGLANGKIEEIGNDVQIINNTPMFKVLCSLDQDFLQLKNGFKGELKKGMFVNARFELTERTLFDLLYDKMDDWLNPTNQIAKR; this is encoded by the coding sequence GTGGTTATTAGTAATTTAACAATTACTCAAAAGATTAGCACAACAGAAATTCAATTAAAAGAAACGAATACTTTTATCGAAGATTTAAAGTTATTATCTACTCAAAATAAAAATTCTAATAACTTAAACTCACTAAAATATAAACAAGAGTATAATTCCTTTCAACAAAAAGTAAATGAATTAAATACTCGCTATCAAAAAATAAAAGAAGATTATAATCGAACTCAAAAATTATTCGATAAAGGGATAATAGCAAAAGTAGAACTCAATAATAGTAAACTAGAATACGACTTATCTTTAAACGCTATTCATCAGTATAAAAAACAACAATACAGCAATTGGCAAGCAGAATTGGTTAATCAACAAAATCAATTAAAGGAATTAGAAAATAATAACGTACAACTTCAAGAAACGAATAACTTATCTATAATTAAAGCGCCGATTTCAGGAACGTTATTAAATGTGAAAGGAACTGAAAACGGAAGTTTTATTCAAAACGGAATTCAATTAGCTGAAATTTCTCCTAAATCAGATTTGATTGTAGAGTGTTATATAAACCCAATAGACATTGGTTTATTAAAAAAAGAAAATAAAGTAAACTTTCAAGTTAGTGCTTTTAATTATAACCAATGGGGTTTAGCCAATGGAAAAATCGAAGAAATTGGTAACGATGTACAAATAATTAACAATACGCCCATGTTTAAAGTTTTATGCTCGCTAGACCAAGATTTTCTACAGTTAAAAAATGGATTTAAAGGAGAGTTAAAAAAGGGAATGTTTGTAAATGCTCGTTTTGAACTTACAGAACGTACCCTTTTTGATCTATTGTACGATAAAATGGACGATTGGTTAAACCCTACAAACCAAATAGCAAAAAGATAA